In a single window of the Chondrocystis sp. NIES-4102 genome:
- a CDS encoding multi-sensor signal transduction histidine kinase, which produces MNELLLSIGLSQEIYYLGGPEVGILHLICNGIIALAYFLISLTFLYILYRREDVPFKGLLFLFIIFIWLYSASYALDIWVFWHHDYLISGLTRLVTAIISFTTAIALILKIPEILLLPSPKQVNNINQELQRTIEKLEAQQIIVNKQKQRLQHLLENHQQAEIELDREKNFLQAILSNLSDGIVACDQNGILTLFNQATIDFHGLPHTPLTADQWSEHYNLYLIDGQTPMPKNQVPLFRALAGESVRDVEMKIVPKDGQPRTILANGDPIIALNGKRLGAVIAMRDVTELKKTQQALWESQAQFLEIFTHAAVGMAIVDLDGKWIEVNPTLCLMLGYSHRELQATNFQAITYSEDLDQDLLKVQELLSGEIASYQMEKRYIHKHGNLIWINLSVSLVRNKLQQPLYFVTLLENINQRKQAELALAQLNEDLEERVERRTTKLEKINNLLRQTSEQLKKSNQELEQFAYIASHDLKAPLRAIANLSQWLEEDLEDKLDDTSRHNLNLLRGRVHRLENLINGLLAYSRVGKVKNETKKVIIADLLADIIDLLAVGSNFEINIQGTMPTLITEELPLQQVFSNLISNAVKHSDRHAGKITISVVEQQEFWEFAVADNGQGIEAQYHDKIFTLFQTLKARDEQENTGIGLAIVKKAVENQGGQVTVESELGKGTTFRFTWKKISNNN; this is translated from the coding sequence ATGAACGAGTTATTATTATCTATTGGGCTATCTCAGGAAATATATTATCTGGGAGGGCCTGAGGTTGGGATATTGCATCTAATCTGTAATGGAATAATCGCCCTTGCCTATTTTTTAATTTCTCTAACATTCTTGTATATTTTATATCGACGGGAAGATGTGCCTTTTAAAGGTCTTCTGTTTTTATTTATAATATTTATTTGGCTCTATAGTGCTAGCTACGCTCTAGATATATGGGTATTTTGGCATCATGATTACTTAATATCTGGTTTAACTAGACTAGTAACCGCGATAATTTCCTTTACCACAGCGATCGCTTTAATTCTTAAAATTCCAGAAATATTGCTGCTACCTTCTCCCAAACAAGTTAATAATATCAATCAGGAACTGCAAAGAACAATTGAAAAACTAGAAGCCCAACAGATAATCGTCAATAAACAAAAACAAAGATTACAACATCTGTTAGAAAATCATCAGCAAGCAGAAATAGAATTAGATCGTGAAAAGAACTTCTTACAAGCAATCTTAAGTAATCTCTCCGATGGAATTGTTGCTTGCGATCAAAATGGCATTTTAACTTTATTTAACCAGGCAACAATAGATTTTCATGGTCTACCTCATACACCTCTGACTGCTGATCAATGGTCAGAACACTACAACTTATATCTGATTGATGGACAAACCCCGATGCCTAAAAATCAAGTTCCCCTATTTCGTGCTTTAGCTGGCGAATCGGTGCGCGATGTAGAAATGAAGATTGTGCCTAAAGATGGTCAACCGCGTACTATTTTAGCTAACGGCGATCCGATTATTGCTCTTAACGGCAAGAGATTGGGTGCGGTGATAGCGATGCGAGATGTCACTGAACTAAAAAAAACTCAACAAGCCTTGTGGGAAAGTCAGGCACAATTTTTGGAAATTTTTACCCATGCTGCTGTTGGTATGGCAATTGTTGATCTTGATGGTAAGTGGATAGAAGTTAATCCCACTTTATGTCTGATGTTGGGTTATAGCCATAGAGAATTGCAAGCTACTAATTTTCAAGCGATTACCTACAGCGAAGATTTAGATCAAGACTTGCTAAAAGTACAAGAGTTACTATCAGGAGAAATTGCTTCTTACCAGATGGAAAAACGCTATATCCATAAACATGGTAATCTTATCTGGATTAATCTTAGTGTCTCTTTAGTTAGAAATAAATTACAACAACCTTTATATTTCGTTACCCTACTCGAAAATATCAATCAACGCAAACAAGCTGAACTAGCATTAGCCCAACTTAATGAAGATTTAGAGGAAAGAGTAGAAAGACGTACCACTAAACTAGAAAAAATTAATAATTTACTGCGACAGACAAGCGAACAACTAAAAAAAAGCAATCAGGAATTAGAACAATTTGCCTATATAGCGTCCCACGATCTCAAAGCCCCCTTAAGAGCGATCGCGAATTTATCTCAATGGCTAGAAGAAGATTTAGAAGATAAATTAGATGACACTAGTAGACATAATTTAAATCTATTAAGAGGTAGAGTTCATCGCTTAGAAAACTTAATTAATGGTCTGTTAGCTTATTCTAGGGTTGGCAAAGTTAAAAATGAAACAAAAAAGGTAATAATTGCCGATTTATTAGCAGATATTATTGACTTATTAGCTGTAGGGTCAAATTTTGAAATCAATATTCAAGGAACAATGCCAACCTTAATCACAGAAGAATTACCCCTACAACAAGTATTTAGTAACCTAATTAGTAATGCCGTAAAACATAGCGATCGCCATGCTGGAAAAATTACCATTTCTGTAGTAGAACAACAAGAATTTTGGGAATTTGCCGTTGCTGATAATGGTCAAGGGATCGAGGCGCAATATCATGACAAAATCTTTACCCTCTTCCAAACTTTAAAGGCACGAGATGAGCAAGAAAATACAGGTATTGGTTTAGCGATTGTTAAAAAAGCTGTAGAAAATCAAGGAGGGCAAGTTACGGTTGAATCTGAGTTAGGAAAAGGAACTACTTTTCGTTTTACTTGGAAAAAAATTTCAAATAATAATTAA
- a CDS encoding response regulator has product MQEKPINILLVEDDIVDVMNVKRAFRQYKITNPLYVAHNGIEALSMLRSQPGKPAEVPTTRRLILLDLNMPKMNGLEFLQEIRQDPELKRTPVIVLTTSDEDRDRIEAYNFNVAGYILKPVTFGSFAGVMVALTNYWTLCEMP; this is encoded by the coding sequence ATGCAGGAAAAACCTATTAACATATTATTAGTGGAGGATGACATAGTTGATGTTATGAACGTAAAGCGAGCGTTTAGACAATATAAAATAACTAATCCTCTATATGTCGCCCATAATGGGATAGAAGCCTTGTCGATGTTACGCTCTCAACCAGGGAAACCAGCCGAAGTGCCAACAACTAGGAGATTAATTCTACTAGACCTAAATATGCCTAAAATGAACGGTTTAGAATTTCTCCAGGAGATTCGACAAGATCCAGAGTTAAAAAGAACTCCCGTTATCGTCTTAACCACCTCAGATGAGGATCGAGATAGAATAGAAGCATATAACTTTAATGTAGCAGGTTATATTCTAAAACCAGTTACCTTTGGTAGTTTTGCAGGGGTAATGGTAGCACTAACTAACTATTGGACTTTATGTGAAATGCCTTAG
- a CDS encoding response regulator receiver sensor signal transduction histidine kinase encodes MIEEHFSILLVDDDEVDRLAVQRALKKAQVSIELIEAKNGTEAISQLQLSKNNLIKVVPTDYSIVGFNKHIFDLILLDYRLPDINGLNLIKEIQAVNLDLPIIVLTGQGDEEIAVEIMKAGAADYLAKSKIEPAMLARAITSAIRLHKAEQAVKLANQCLVANNELLKLKNKELEKQQEQIKIQNIKLKESYNLKSEFLATMSHELRTPMNAIMGFSQLLLRQYPEPLSPQQQNLVQRIFNNSKNLLDMINEMLDFSKIEAGKLELNIQNLDLANIITITVEELRSLAVQKNIDLAIEINLQDQVLIQDINFIKRSLINLLSNAIKFTEIGCVKVKAWEINNNRIGIAVIDTGIGISLEDQEKIFQAFRQVDQSFTRHYSGTGLGLAITESLVKMMGGEITVESELGKGATFTLQIPRKHDG; translated from the coding sequence ATGATTGAAGAACACTTTTCTATTTTATTGGTTGATGATGATGAAGTTGATCGCCTAGCAGTGCAAAGAGCATTAAAAAAGGCTCAGGTTTCAATTGAGTTAATAGAAGCTAAAAATGGGACTGAAGCGATTTCTCAACTACAACTTTCCAAAAACAATCTAATTAAAGTAGTTCCTACTGATTATTCAATAGTTGGGTTTAATAAGCATATATTTGATTTAATTTTATTAGATTATCGTTTACCAGATATTAATGGGTTAAACTTAATCAAAGAAATACAAGCTGTCAATTTAGACTTACCGATCATAGTTTTAACAGGGCAAGGCGATGAAGAAATAGCCGTAGAAATTATGAAAGCGGGGGCAGCAGATTATTTAGCAAAATCTAAAATAGAGCCAGCCATGCTAGCCAGAGCCATTACTAGTGCTATTCGGTTGCATAAGGCAGAACAAGCTGTAAAACTTGCTAATCAGTGTTTAGTTGCCAATAACGAATTATTAAAACTTAAGAACAAAGAATTAGAAAAACAACAAGAACAAATAAAAATACAGAATATAAAATTAAAGGAATCATATAATCTTAAATCAGAATTTCTAGCAACTATGTCCCATGAATTACGCACGCCAATGAATGCAATTATGGGATTTTCACAATTACTATTACGTCAGTATCCAGAACCTTTAAGCCCACAGCAGCAGAATCTTGTACAACGGATTTTTAATAATAGTAAGAATCTGCTAGATATGATTAATGAGATGTTGGATTTCTCTAAAATAGAAGCGGGGAAATTAGAGTTAAATATTCAAAATTTAGATTTAGCTAATATTATTACTATAACTGTTGAAGAATTACGGTCTCTAGCAGTGCAAAAAAACATAGATTTAGCGATCGAAATCAATCTTCAAGATCAAGTATTGATTCAAGATATCAACTTTATTAAACGTAGCTTAATCAATTTACTCTCGAATGCGATCAAGTTTACAGAAATAGGTTGTGTAAAAGTAAAAGCATGGGAAATAAATAACAATAGAATTGGAATTGCTGTAATCGATACAGGAATAGGAATATCTTTAGAAGATCAAGAGAAAATTTTTCAGGCGTTTCGCCAAGTGGATCAAAGTTTTACTCGTCATTATTCTGGCACAGGATTGGGTTTAGCAATTACAGAATCTTTAGTAAAAATGATGGGAGGAGAAATAACAGTAGAAAGTGAATTGGGTAAGGGAGCAACTTTTACGCTACAAATCCCTCGTAAGCATGATGGATAA
- a CDS encoding response regulator receiver sensor signal transduction histidine kinase, whose protein sequence is MPVTEASKKKYILAVDDIPDNLLLVQLALEQEGHHVILAHNGEAALKQIKLAPPSVILLDVMMPGMDGYEVTRRIREDRNLPFIPILLITAREESSLIEGLDAGADEFVRKPFQIEELQARVRSMLRLKETIDQRENFVSCLTHDLRTPLIAANRMLDLIRQQAFGEISTQQQEAIASIVSSNDHMLAMLNTLLETHQYESGQKVLGFLPLDLKSLIEEIITELTPLAREKKLELKSDVVVESIEIKGDRLELRRALTNLIANAIKFTDLGEIIVSLSYNELKVIIKVSDTGIGISAQEQQGIFQRYHQGNHRRSGKGLGLYLCQQIINAHRGEILVESQLDHGTTFTVCLPKSN, encoded by the coding sequence ATGCCTGTAACAGAAGCAAGTAAAAAAAAATATATTTTAGCCGTCGATGATATTCCTGATAACCTTTTATTAGTTCAATTGGCACTAGAACAAGAAGGACATCATGTTATTTTGGCTCATAATGGTGAAGCAGCTTTAAAACAAATTAAGTTAGCTCCTCCTAGCGTGATTTTATTAGATGTAATGATGCCTGGAATGGATGGTTATGAAGTCACCCGAAGGATTCGAGAGGATCGCAATTTACCTTTTATTCCCATATTATTAATTACAGCTAGAGAAGAATCAAGTCTTATTGAAGGGTTAGATGCTGGAGCGGATGAATTTGTCAGAAAACCCTTTCAAATTGAGGAATTACAGGCGAGAGTACGTTCAATGCTACGGCTGAAAGAAACAATAGATCAAAGGGAAAATTTTGTTTCTTGTTTGACGCACGATTTAAGAACTCCTTTAATAGCTGCAAATCGAATGTTAGATTTAATTAGACAGCAAGCATTTGGTGAAATTAGTACTCAACAACAAGAAGCGATCGCGAGTATTGTTAGCAGTAATGATCATATGTTGGCGATGTTAAATACATTGTTAGAAACTCACCAGTATGAATCAGGACAAAAAGTATTGGGTTTTTTGCCTCTTGATTTAAAGTCTTTAATTGAGGAAATAATTACTGAATTGACACCTTTAGCTAGGGAGAAAAAGCTAGAGTTAAAATCAGATGTAGTTGTAGAATCAATTGAGATAAAAGGCGATCGCTTAGAACTACGTCGCGCACTTACAAATCTCATTGCTAATGCTATTAAATTTACTGATCTAGGTGAGATTATAGTCTCTTTATCCTACAATGAATTAAAGGTAATCATCAAAGTTAGCGATACGGGCATTGGTATTTCTGCCCAAGAACAACAAGGCATTTTTCAAAGATATCATCAAGGTAATCATCGACGCTCTGGTAAAGGTTTGGGATTATATCTGTGTCAACAGATTATTAATGCTCATCGGGGCGAAATATTGGTAGAATCTCAACTTGATCATGGAACAACTTTTACTGTTTGTTTGCCAAAATCTAATTAA
- the sdhA gene encoding succinate dehydrogenase flavoprotein subunit: protein MLDAKIPPGRLQDKWDYYKDHCKLVSPANKKKYTILIVGTGLAGASAAATLAELGYNIKSFCIQDSPRRAHSIAAQGGINGAKNYPNDGDTVWRLFYDTIKGGDYRSREANVHRLAQISNQIIDQCVAQGVPFAREYSGLLANRSFGGSQVSRTFYAKGQTGQQLLLGAYSAMSRQIATGKIQMFPRREMLDLVVVEGKARGIIVRNLITGAIERYAGDAVLLCTGGYSNVFYLSTNARNSNVTAAWRCHKRGALFANPCFTQIHPTCIPVSGEYQSKLTLMSEGLRNDGRVWVSKIVGDKRHPADIPEDQRDYYLETRYPSFGNLVPRDVASRNAKQVTDEGRGVGETGLAVYLDFRDAIKKLGQQIISDRYDNLFQMYERITGENPYEVPMRIYPAVHYIMGGLWVDYNLMSTIAGLHVLGEANFSDHGANRLGASALMQGLADGYFIIPYTLGNYLATHDLPPVNIDHPAFELSEATVNSNISKLLKIEGKKTVTEFHRQLGKIIWDYVGMSRNRAGLEQAIALIQDLRQEFWQNVTIPQQQDTFNKNLEFAGRVADFLELGELMARDALAREESCGAHFREEYQTSEGEAQRNDRDFAYVAAWQYQGNEQVPILHKEALEFDHVELTQRSYK from the coding sequence ATGCTTGATGCTAAAATTCCCCCAGGTAGACTACAGGATAAATGGGACTACTATAAGGATCACTGTAAATTAGTTAGTCCTGCAAATAAGAAAAAATATACTATCTTAATAGTTGGTACAGGTTTAGCAGGTGCATCAGCAGCAGCAACCTTGGCGGAATTAGGCTATAACATTAAAAGTTTTTGTATTCAAGATTCCCCTCGTCGCGCCCATAGTATTGCAGCCCAGGGAGGAATTAACGGAGCAAAGAATTATCCTAATGATGGTGATACAGTTTGGAGGTTATTTTACGACACCATCAAGGGGGGTGATTATCGTTCGAGAGAGGCAAATGTTCATCGTTTAGCACAGATTAGTAACCAGATTATCGATCAATGCGTTGCTCAAGGTGTGCCATTTGCCAGGGAATACAGTGGTTTACTAGCCAATCGCTCATTTGGTGGATCCCAAGTATCCCGTACCTTCTATGCCAAAGGACAAACGGGACAACAACTGTTATTAGGGGCATATAGTGCTATGTCGCGCCAAATTGCTACGGGTAAAATTCAAATGTTTCCCCGACGTGAAATGTTGGATTTAGTAGTTGTTGAGGGCAAAGCTAGGGGTATTATTGTACGTAACTTGATTACGGGCGCAATTGAACGTTATGCAGGAGATGCAGTTTTATTGTGTACAGGCGGATATAGTAATGTTTTTTATCTGTCTACTAATGCTCGTAACTCCAATGTAACGGCTGCTTGGCGATGTCATAAACGCGGAGCTTTATTTGCTAATCCTTGCTTTACTCAAATCCATCCTACTTGTATACCAGTCTCAGGAGAGTATCAATCTAAATTAACTTTGATGAGTGAGGGTTTGCGTAATGATGGGCGAGTGTGGGTATCGAAAATAGTAGGGGATAAGCGTCATCCTGCTGATATTCCTGAAGATCAAAGAGATTACTATTTAGAAACTAGATATCCTAGCTTTGGTAATCTTGTTCCTCGTGATGTCGCCTCACGTAATGCTAAACAAGTTACCGATGAAGGTAGGGGAGTGGGAGAAACTGGTTTGGCTGTGTATCTTGATTTTAGAGATGCTATCAAAAAGTTAGGGCAACAGATAATTAGCGATCGCTATGATAATCTATTTCAAATGTATGAGCGGATCACTGGCGAAAATCCCTATGAAGTGCCGATGCGTATATATCCTGCCGTACACTACATTATGGGTGGTTTGTGGGTAGATTATAACTTAATGAGTACAATAGCTGGGTTGCACGTCTTGGGGGAAGCAAATTTTTCAGATCATGGAGCAAACCGCCTGGGTGCTAGTGCTTTGATGCAGGGTTTGGCGGATGGTTATTTTATTATTCCTTATACTTTGGGTAATTATCTGGCAACTCATGATTTACCCCCAGTTAATATTGATCACCCAGCCTTTGAATTATCGGAAGCAACAGTTAATAGTAATATTAGTAAGCTATTAAAAATAGAAGGTAAAAAAACTGTAACAGAGTTTCATCGTCAGTTAGGTAAAATTATTTGGGATTATGTAGGAATGTCGCGTAATCGGGCTGGATTAGAACAAGCGATCGCGTTAATTCAGGATTTAAGACAGGAATTTTGGCAAAATGTAACTATCCCTCAACAGCAAGATACTTTTAATAAAAATCTGGAATTTGCTGGTAGAGTTGCCGACTTTTTAGAATTGGGTGAATTGATGGCGCGCGATGCTTTAGCTAGGGAAGAATCTTGTGGGGCGCATTTCCGCGAAGAATATCAAACATCTGAAGGAGAAGCCCAACGTAATGATCGAGATTTTGCTTATGTTGCAGCTTGGCAATATCAGGGTAACGAACAAGTTCCTATTTTACACAAGGAAGCTCTGGAATTTGACCATGTGGAGTTAACACAGAGAAGTTATAAGTAA
- a CDS encoding glycosyl transferase, group 1 family protein, translating to MRIAFIVDQFPTLSETFILNQITGLIDRGHEVDIYCDRVAYPKSNRHPPSETIGISQNKNNLPIHSEVQQYELLSRTYYTPIPANLIWRVLKAFWLLISNFYKNPQILGRTINLIKYNRSNYGEPASFLRPIYLTIPWLKQPPYDVIVCHYGRNGLKAILLKDLGLTQAKITVFFHGYDLGSYLNLYSQNIYKNLFIEADLLQPISQHWQKKIISLGCPKNKIIVHHMGVDCQKFPYLIPQEKDNEIRLISIARLVSKKGLKYSIQAVAQLIPRYPNLEYQIIGDGILKSELQQLIQQLNVVKNIKLLGWKQQPEIATLLAQADIILAPSVTSETGDCEGIPVSLMEAMARGLPVISTYHSGIPELIQDGISGYLLPEKDIDNLAIKIEQLLINPQLRQKMGQAGRKKIETEYNIQLLNDRLVAILQQMLEGVGRGTR from the coding sequence ATGCGAATTGCATTTATTGTAGATCAATTTCCCACCTTATCAGAAACTTTTATTTTAAATCAAATTACAGGTTTAATAGACCGTGGGCATGAAGTAGATATTTATTGCGATCGCGTAGCGTACCCAAAGAGTAATCGCCATCCCCCTAGCGAAACTATTGGCATTAGCCAAAATAAAAATAATCTACCAATTCATTCAGAAGTACAACAATATGAATTATTATCTCGCACCTACTATACCCCTATACCAGCTAATCTTATTTGGCGTGTTTTAAAAGCATTTTGGTTATTAATTTCTAACTTCTATAAAAATCCCCAAATATTAGGACGCACTATTAACCTAATTAAATATAATCGTAGCAATTATGGAGAACCTGCTAGTTTTCTAAGACCTATATATCTCACAATTCCTTGGCTAAAACAGCCACCCTATGATGTTATTGTTTGTCATTATGGACGCAATGGTTTAAAGGCAATATTACTAAAAGATTTAGGATTAACACAAGCCAAAATTACGGTTTTTTTCCACGGTTATGATCTCGGTAGCTATTTAAATCTTTATTCCCAAAATATATATAAAAATCTTTTTATTGAGGCAGATTTACTGCAACCTATTAGTCAACATTGGCAAAAAAAAATAATAAGTTTAGGCTGTCCTAAAAATAAAATTATAGTTCATCATATGGGTGTAGATTGCCAGAAGTTTCCATATCTAATTCCCCAAGAAAAAGATAACGAAATACGCCTAATAAGTATCGCCCGTTTAGTAAGTAAAAAAGGTTTAAAATATAGTATTCAAGCAGTGGCGCAATTAATACCCCGTTACCCCAATTTAGAATATCAAATTATAGGTGATGGAATATTAAAAAGCGAACTACAACAACTAATTCAACAACTAAATGTAGTTAAAAATATCAAACTTTTAGGCTGGAAACAACAACCAGAAATAGCTACACTTCTTGCTCAAGCAGATATAATTTTAGCACCCAGTGTAACTAGTGAAACTGGAGATTGTGAGGGCATTCCTGTATCATTAATGGAAGCAATGGCACGAGGTTTACCTGTCATTAGTACCTATCACAGTGGGATACCAGAATTAATTCAAGATGGCATTTCAGGATACCTACTACCAGAAAAAGATATAGACAATTTAGCCATAAAAATCGAACAATTGCTCATTAATCCCCAATTAAGGCAGAAAATGGGGCAAGCAGGACGGAAAAAAATAGAAACTGAATATAATATCCAACTACTAAACGATCGCTTGGTAGCAATTTTACAACAAATGCTTGAGGGAGTAGGTAGGGGGACTAGGTAG
- a CDS encoding putative methyltransferase, protein MTDSTEVKQFYDDFTASRMLEYRLYGNLRIEQAIQLINNYINSDSNILDLGCGIGIVAEQMANKLSQGKILACDLSQNNINYARRTIKSDKIEFLNVDIVKNFATIRERLISPVDLVTMVDVIEHLPNYSYEQLFNNLSQITSDRAKLIFTYPSPEYQLYLREYQPQELQIIDEVIELQMLLQYALKYGFNLEYFTYLDIWRENQYIHCVFSKQRSCFSEAKPSSMVKFQRQLKYYQLRLLSPFIKAKYKNL, encoded by the coding sequence ATGACAGACTCAACAGAAGTTAAACAATTTTACGATGATTTTACTGCCAGTAGGATGCTGGAATATAGACTGTATGGTAATTTACGTATTGAGCAAGCGATACAGTTAATTAATAATTATATAAATTCTGATAGTAATATTTTAGATCTCGGTTGTGGAATTGGAATTGTTGCCGAACAAATGGCTAATAAATTAAGCCAAGGGAAAATTTTAGCCTGTGATTTAAGCCAAAACAATATTAATTATGCCCGTAGAACTATTAAATCGGATAAAATAGAGTTTTTAAATGTTGATATAGTTAAAAATTTTGCCACCATTCGGGAACGATTAATATCTCCTGTGGATCTAGTAACTATGGTTGATGTAATTGAACATTTACCTAATTATAGTTATGAGCAACTTTTCAATAATTTAAGTCAAATTACCAGCGATCGCGCTAAATTAATTTTTACTTATCCAAGTCCTGAATATCAATTGTATCTTCGAGAATATCAGCCTCAAGAATTACAAATTATTGACGAAGTAATTGAACTTCAGATGTTACTGCAATATGCTTTAAAATATGGTTTTAATTTAGAATATTTTACTTACCTTGATATCTGGAGAGAAAATCAATATATTCATTGTGTTTTTAGTAAACAACGTTCTTGTTTTTCGGAAGCTAAACCCAGTTCAATGGTTAAATTTCAACGTCAACTAAAATATTATCAACTAAGGTTATTATCACCTTTTATCAAAGCCAAATATAAAAATCTCTAA
- a CDS encoding putative polysaccharide export transporter, giving the protein MSKFKQNYFDTAHLKANLKQRSVNGGVVTIAAQISKFSLKFGSTAILARLLTPEDYGLIGMVTVVIGLVEYFKDLGLSTATIQRSQINHRQVSTLFWVNLGVSLGVALIVAALAPAIAYFYHDPRLTSITLALAINFVFGGLTVQHQALLSRQMFFISLAIIEIISLVIGIVTAMITAYYGWQYWALVWMLLATSLSNCLGVWIACSWRPGLPSFNSDVASMLAFGGNLTGFGLVNYFSRNLDNLLIGRRWGSQQLGLYAQAYRLLLLPIQQINIPITSVALPTLASLQNEPEKYSRYYYKAILLITTLGMPVVGLMFACADQFILLMLGKQWLGAVPLFQCLMPAAFVGTFNVAPGWVYQSLGRADRQLRLGVIVAFITTGVFIYSVQWGAKGVAIAYGISQPILMFIAVYYCYLGTFLKFKSFLAAIARPTIAAIGAVMGLMGIRYLVLSSIVNLVLGLFVASCLYIFLYVVIWVTLPGGKRTLLEIRDILVVAGKKSN; this is encoded by the coding sequence GTGTCCAAGTTCAAGCAAAACTATTTCGATACAGCACATTTAAAAGCAAATTTAAAGCAGCGTTCGGTTAATGGTGGTGTAGTTACCATCGCAGCGCAAATAAGCAAATTCAGTCTCAAATTTGGATCAACAGCTATTTTAGCCCGTTTATTGACCCCCGAAGACTATGGGCTAATTGGGATGGTGACAGTAGTTATCGGCTTAGTGGAATATTTTAAAGATTTGGGTTTATCGACAGCAACTATACAGCGATCGCAAATTAATCATCGACAAGTCAGTACTTTATTTTGGGTTAACTTAGGAGTCAGTTTAGGAGTAGCTTTAATTGTGGCAGCCCTAGCACCTGCGATCGCTTATTTTTATCATGATCCTCGTTTGACATCTATTACTCTAGCTTTGGCTATTAATTTTGTTTTTGGTGGTTTGACTGTACAGCATCAAGCATTGTTAAGTCGTCAGATGTTTTTTATTAGCTTGGCAATAATTGAAATTATTTCTCTGGTAATCGGTATTGTTACAGCTATGATTACTGCTTATTACGGTTGGCAATATTGGGCGTTAGTTTGGATGCTGCTTGCAACATCACTTAGTAATTGTCTTGGGGTCTGGATAGCTTGTAGTTGGCGACCTGGGCTACCTAGTTTTAATTCTGATGTGGCTTCTATGTTGGCTTTCGGTGGTAATTTAACTGGGTTTGGCTTGGTTAATTATTTTTCTCGCAACCTGGATAATCTTTTAATAGGTCGTCGTTGGGGGTCACAACAGTTAGGACTTTATGCCCAAGCATATAGACTTTTATTATTACCCATACAACAGATTAATATTCCTATTACCAGCGTTGCTTTACCTACCCTCGCTAGTTTGCAAAACGAACCTGAGAAATATAGCCGATATTATTATAAAGCAATCCTTTTGATTACTACTTTAGGTATGCCTGTTGTGGGCTTGATGTTTGCTTGTGCTGATCAATTTATTTTATTGATGTTAGGTAAACAATGGTTGGGAGCAGTACCTTTGTTTCAATGTTTGATGCCAGCAGCTTTTGTCGGTACATTTAATGTCGCCCCAGGATGGGTATATCAATCTTTAGGTAGAGCAGATCGTCAGTTACGTCTTGGTGTCATCGTCGCTTTTATTACTACTGGAGTATTTATTTATAGTGTGCAATGGGGAGCAAAGGGTGTGGCTATAGCTTATGGGATATCACAACCTATTTTGATGTTCATTGCGGTTTATTACTGCTATTTAGGTACATTTTTAAAGTTTAAAAGTTTTCTTGCTGCGATCGCCAGACCTACTATAGCTGCCATAGGGGCGGTGATGGGTTTGATGGGTATAAGGTATTTGGTTTTATCGAGTATTGTTAATTTAGTCTTGGGTTTATTTGTTGCTAGCTGCTTATATATTTTTCTTTATGTAGTAATTTGGGTGACTTTACCAGGAGGAAAAAGAACTTTATTGGAAATTAGAGATATTTTAGTTGTTGCTGGCAAAAAATCTAATTGA